A region of Rhinoraja longicauda isolate Sanriku21f chromosome 31, sRhiLon1.1, whole genome shotgun sequence DNA encodes the following proteins:
- the ier5l gene encoding immediate early response gene 5-like protein codes for MMDCAVNAQSLITISLRKIHNSRTQRGGIKLHKNLLVSYVLRNARQVYMSEKYAEVYGMHQYEEGHDMLDISGEIQGNHPLEVVEEMVETNGGQGENVCSPLDHQPGHLHTQLSKDIEPEHPLYRLSCSASYPGTNYEPSGGGGVGGTHCTKTTVLDLDTHTVTTVDNGYLQDCACCCASSPGGRKRKSDSGSSFYPNEAEDFSSPVKRVRFEDYSGSGQTLDCTDPSNISNLISIFGSGFSGLVSRADSEQLLQSEVKQNGQLCSKQALASLGAWTRAIVAF; via the coding sequence ATGATGGATTGTGCCGTCAATGCACAAAGCTTGATCACAATCTCTCTCCGCAAAATCCACAATTCGAGAACTCAGAGAGGAGGTATCAAGCTTCACAAGAACCTCCTGGTATCCTATGTGCTCCGAAACGCCCGGCAAGTCTACATGAGCGAGAAGTACGCCGAGGTCTACGGTATGCATCAGTACGAGGAGGGACACGACATGCTAGACATTTCGGGAGAGATCCAAGGCAATCACCCGCTCGAAGTGGTGGAAGAGATGGTGGAGACAAACGGCGGCCAAGGGGAGAACGTCTGCAGCCCACTCGACCACCAGCCCGGCCACCTGCACACTCAACTCAGTAAGGACATAGAACCTGAGCACCCTCTTTACCGGCTCTCTTGCTCGGCTTCGTACCCCGGCACGAACTATGAGCCGTCGGGAGGTGGTGGCGTTGGTGGGACACACTGTACCAAGACCACAGTGCTGGATCTGGACACTCACACAGTCACCACGGTGGACAACGGCTACCTCCAAGACTGCGCCTGTTGTTGCGCCAGCAGTCCCGGCGGCAGGAAGCGCAAGTCGGACTCGGGCAGTAGCTTTTACCCAAACGAAGCAGAAGACTTTTCTTCGCCGGTTAAGCGAGTCCGGTTCGAAGACTACTCTGGCTCCGGGCAAACCCTGGACTGCACGGACCCTTCCAACATCTCCAACCTTATCTCCATCTTCGGCTCTGGCTTCTCCGGCTTGGTGAGCCGGGCGGACTCGGAGCAGTTGCTTCAGTCAGAAGTCAAACAGAACGGGCAATTGTGCAGCAAACAAGCGCTCGCCAGTTTAGGGGCATGGACTAGAGCGATCGTGGCTTTCTGA